The proteins below come from a single Candidatus Flexicrinis affinis genomic window:
- a CDS encoding glycosyltransferase family 39 protein, whose protein sequence is MTHPFLRRDWFIAALAAVIAAVVIVYMLVPRPTYLDSYYHYNAAARLAQGDGLTDMALWTHLGLPPELVLPATVTPSHLYWMPMSALLSGVSMAVFGVSMDAAQIPMAVCFAGALLVAVLAGGWVTQTRRGTWLALALAILSGGFVDVWGEIDTFAPYALFGGLALAAMIAARERGRVWLWAAAGVLGGLGHLTRSDGLLLPIVGVLAALSAPRGRYVSAAAVAVGYLLTMAPWFVRMLDVVGAPLPLGGLQTAYMTDYAQIFTYPWRTLSLGDVGIGPLLQSRVEPLLINFGVFAVAQGNLLLWPFMLWGLFRANRHLLITVGLFALGLHAAMTFVFAWPGARGGLFHGAAALIPWWAALTAYSVDALARRLSRRRPRRRTLNWVAVTAIILLIAGFMTALSVRRASSDAPPYIEAIRPYVMPGDRVASVDPPEVAYWLGAGGVVLPYAAPDVLAQLAEDFDLDLLIVTGVEVGSDGPTSSALPEPLRPMLAALPPSLTLEADLGATHVYRFVR, encoded by the coding sequence ATGACGCATCCGTTTTTGCGCAGGGACTGGTTCATCGCGGCTCTGGCCGCTGTCATCGCGGCAGTCGTGATCGTGTACATGCTGGTGCCGCGGCCGACGTACCTCGACTCGTACTATCACTACAACGCGGCGGCGCGCCTCGCCCAAGGCGACGGTCTGACGGACATGGCGCTGTGGACGCATCTCGGCCTGCCTCCTGAGCTGGTGCTGCCGGCCACGGTGACTCCGTCGCACCTGTACTGGATGCCGATGAGCGCGCTACTCTCCGGCGTGTCGATGGCCGTGTTTGGCGTGTCGATGGACGCCGCGCAGATCCCGATGGCGGTGTGTTTTGCCGGCGCGCTGCTGGTCGCGGTGCTGGCCGGGGGATGGGTCACACAGACGCGGCGCGGGACGTGGCTGGCGCTGGCGCTGGCGATACTGTCCGGCGGGTTCGTTGACGTCTGGGGCGAGATCGACACGTTTGCGCCGTACGCGTTGTTCGGCGGGCTGGCGCTGGCGGCAATGATCGCCGCCCGTGAACGGGGGCGGGTGTGGCTGTGGGCTGCGGCGGGCGTGCTGGGCGGGTTGGGTCACCTCACACGCTCGGACGGCCTGCTGCTGCCGATCGTTGGCGTGCTGGCCGCGCTGAGCGCCCCACGCGGGCGATATGTGTCTGCCGCGGCGGTTGCCGTCGGATACCTGCTGACGATGGCGCCGTGGTTCGTGCGCATGCTTGATGTCGTCGGCGCGCCACTGCCGTTGGGCGGGTTGCAGACTGCGTATATGACCGATTACGCGCAGATCTTCACCTATCCGTGGCGGACGTTAAGCCTCGGCGACGTGGGCATCGGGCCGCTGCTGCAATCGCGGGTCGAACCGCTGCTGATCAACTTCGGCGTTTTTGCGGTCGCGCAAGGCAATCTGCTGCTGTGGCCGTTCATGCTGTGGGGGCTGTTCCGCGCCAACCGGCATTTACTGATCACGGTCGGGTTGTTCGCGCTGGGGCTGCACGCCGCGATGACGTTCGTGTTTGCGTGGCCGGGCGCGCGCGGCGGGCTCTTTCACGGCGCGGCGGCGCTCATCCCGTGGTGGGCCGCGCTGACGGCATACAGTGTCGACGCGCTCGCGCGCAGGCTGAGCCGCCGGCGGCCCCGCCGCCGTACGCTGAATTGGGTCGCCGTCACCGCGATTATCCTGTTGATCGCCGGCTTTATGACCGCGCTGTCCGTCCGCCGCGCATCGAGCGACGCGCCGCCGTATATCGAGGCGATCCGGCCGTATGTGATGCCGGGCGACCGGGTTGCGTCGGTCGATCCGCCAGAGGTCGCCTACTGGCTCGGGGCCGGTGGCGTTGTGCTGCCGTATGCGGCGCCTGACGTGCTGGCGCAATTGGCCGAGGACTTCGACCTCGATCTGCTGATCGTGACTGGCGTGGAGGTCGGCTCCGACGGCCCAACTTCCAGCGCGCTGCCGGAACCGCTACGTCCGATGTTGGCCGCGCTGCCGCCGTCACTGACTCTGGAAGCGGACCTGGGCGCGACGCACGTTTACCGCTTCGTGCGCTGA
- a CDS encoding amidohydrolase encodes MNDLLIANGNVLSVSPDGKHADILWRHDVLVRGQRIEAVQPARMADPSHFRTVIDATGKVVMPGFVNCHAHVPMVLFRGLAEDVSIDRWFNEFIWPLESNLVAEDVYWGMLLGAAEMIRAGITTVADHYFHMDRGGEAIDRIGMRGVLGWAMFGSLGQPALDQTDTFIREWQGAANGRITTMVAPHAPYTCDDAFLAASGRIAKRHGVRVHIHASEVREQTEASLAKRGITPIEVLEQTGLLAAGTIIAHACGVTPDDVERMASANVGVATAPKTYLKLGMDVTPVRDLRAVGIPVGLATDGVVSNNTLDLWEAMRLTAMLQKDRALDPEVLTIPEALAIATHESANVVGLGGRVGAVAAGYLADLIVVDTSGLHHQPLHSVTTSLVYSAMASDVVHTVIDGQVVMRDRQLLTIDVDDVIANVSRQMQRLAQRVPGQRIQTYTP; translated from the coding sequence ATGAACGACCTCTTGATCGCCAACGGAAATGTGCTGTCAGTATCGCCTGACGGAAAGCACGCCGACATCCTCTGGCGCCATGACGTGCTCGTGCGCGGCCAGCGCATCGAAGCCGTTCAGCCTGCGCGGATGGCCGACCCGTCCCACTTCCGTACAGTCATCGACGCCACCGGCAAGGTCGTCATGCCGGGGTTCGTCAACTGCCATGCGCACGTGCCGATGGTGCTGTTTCGCGGGCTCGCCGAGGACGTCAGTATCGACCGCTGGTTCAACGAGTTCATCTGGCCATTGGAAAGCAACCTTGTCGCCGAGGACGTGTACTGGGGCATGCTGCTCGGCGCTGCCGAGATGATCCGCGCCGGCATCACGACCGTCGCCGACCACTACTTCCACATGGATCGCGGCGGCGAGGCCATCGATCGGATCGGCATGCGCGGCGTATTGGGTTGGGCGATGTTCGGCAGCCTCGGCCAGCCTGCGCTCGACCAGACCGACACGTTTATCCGCGAGTGGCAAGGCGCGGCCAACGGGCGAATCACGACCATGGTCGCCCCGCACGCGCCGTACACCTGCGACGACGCGTTCCTCGCCGCCTCGGGCCGTATCGCAAAGCGCCACGGCGTGCGGGTCCACATCCATGCCTCCGAAGTCCGTGAACAGACCGAAGCCAGCCTCGCTAAGCGCGGCATCACGCCGATCGAAGTGCTGGAGCAGACCGGCTTACTCGCGGCCGGCACGATCATTGCGCACGCCTGCGGCGTGACGCCGGACGACGTCGAGCGCATGGCCTCCGCCAACGTCGGCGTGGCGACCGCGCCCAAAACGTACCTCAAGCTCGGCATGGATGTCACGCCGGTGCGCGACCTGCGCGCCGTCGGTATTCCAGTCGGGCTGGCAACCGACGGCGTCGTCAGCAACAACACGCTCGACCTGTGGGAAGCGATGCGCCTGACCGCAATGCTTCAGAAAGACCGCGCGCTCGATCCGGAGGTGCTAACCATCCCCGAAGCGCTGGCAATCGCAACGCACGAGTCGGCGAACGTCGTTGGACTCGGAGGGCGCGTCGGCGCGGTGGCCGCCGGCTATCTGGCCGACCTTATCGTGGTCGATACGTCCGGCCTGCATCATCAGCCGCTGCACAGCGTCACGACCAGCCTCGTCTACAGCGCGATGGCGTCCGATGTCGTGCATACCGTCATCGACGGACAAGTGGTGATGCGCGACCGGCAGCTTCTGACCATCGACGTGGACGACGTGATCGCCAACGTCAGCCGCCAGATGCAGCGCCTCGCCCAACGCGTGCCGGGCCAGCGGATTCAGACCTACACTCCGTAG
- a CDS encoding anion transporter: MSTLQIVTLIVVTAAYAAIAVGSVPRLAMNRATIALVASVVLVLIGAISEQDALGAIDLGTILLLGAMMVINVHLRLAGFFRFVASRTLRLARTPAMLLALVIGASGVLSAFFLNDPICLMVTPLAIDIVRRFGRRPLPYLIGIGVAANVGSVATITGNPQNVIIGQASGIGYLDFASALTPVALVGLAISWAVIVVMFRDEFRGTLAAAELPPPRPYTPLLNRVLAIVVLLFVLFLIGVSVVTAACAAAGLLLISRLRPAKLLALDWELLAFFAGLFVVTGAIESAGLGEVVFGALRPLIEGGTVPLTLTTGVLSNLVSNVPAVLLMRPEVAALPDARHAWLTLAMASTLAGNLTLLGSAATLIVAEVARGMRESLGFMPFLRVGVPVTLLTIAFGVLWLEIIR; encoded by the coding sequence ATTAGCACCCTTCAGATCGTCACGTTGATCGTGGTGACAGCAGCGTATGCGGCAATCGCGGTCGGGAGCGTGCCGCGGCTCGCCATGAATCGCGCCACCATCGCGCTCGTCGCGTCGGTCGTTCTGGTGCTGATCGGGGCCATCAGCGAACAGGATGCGCTAGGCGCGATCGACCTCGGCACCATTCTGCTGCTCGGCGCGATGATGGTCATCAACGTCCATTTGCGGCTGGCGGGGTTCTTCCGTTTCGTGGCAAGCCGGACCCTTCGCCTGGCACGGACTCCGGCCATGCTGCTCGCGCTGGTGATCGGCGCGTCCGGCGTGCTGTCTGCGTTTTTCCTCAACGACCCCATCTGCCTGATGGTCACCCCGCTGGCCATCGACATCGTGCGGCGCTTCGGTCGTCGCCCGCTGCCGTACCTGATCGGCATAGGTGTCGCCGCCAACGTCGGGTCGGTGGCGACCATCACCGGCAACCCGCAAAACGTCATCATCGGGCAGGCCAGCGGCATCGGCTATCTTGACTTCGCCTCCGCGCTTACGCCCGTGGCGCTGGTCGGTCTGGCGATCAGTTGGGCGGTGATCGTCGTGATGTTCCGCGACGAATTCCGCGGGACGCTTGCCGCCGCCGAACTGCCCCCTCCCCGGCCGTATACGCCGCTGCTCAACCGCGTACTGGCGATCGTCGTCCTGCTGTTTGTGCTGTTCCTGATCGGCGTGAGCGTCGTGACCGCCGCCTGCGCCGCAGCGGGCTTGCTACTGATCTCGCGCCTGCGCCCGGCCAAGCTGCTCGCGCTCGACTGGGAACTGCTAGCGTTCTTCGCCGGTCTGTTCGTCGTCACCGGCGCCATAGAGTCGGCCGGACTGGGCGAGGTCGTGTTTGGCGCGCTGCGCCCGCTGATCGAAGGCGGCACAGTCCCGCTGACGCTGACGACCGGCGTATTGAGCAACCTCGTCTCGAACGTGCCGGCGGTGCTGCTGATGCGACCCGAAGTCGCCGCACTGCCCGATGCACGCCACGCGTGGCTCACGCTGGCGATGGCGTCCACGCTGGCCGGCAACCTGACACTGCTCGGCTCTGCGGCGACGCTGATCGTCGCGGAAGTGGCGCGCGGCATGCGCGAATCGTTGGGCTTCATGCCTTTTCTGAGGGTCGGCGTGCCGGTGACGCTGCTGACGATTGCGTTCGGCGTGCTTTGGCTGGAGATCATCCGCTGA
- the pheS gene encoding phenylalanine--tRNA ligase subunit alpha: protein MLEKLESVHQQAQAELAEVRDSAALTAWKSRYIGGKGAVSQLLRGIGGLAAEERPVFGKRANEVMAALDEAYAARELLVQDIEMAADLEGGALDVTLPGRQPAMGRLHPSTQTLRRFNEIWAEMGFSVYRSRDVETDDMNFTLLNFPPHHPARDMQDTFYTTDPDVILRTHTSAGQIRAMHELGGGGTKPIRVVLPGMCYRFEQITNRSEAQFYQVEGIAVGRNITMSDLKGTVAEFARKMYSPDAKVRYRASYFPFTEPSMEIDIECFLCGGEGCSVCKYTGWLEIAGSGMIHPVVLRNGGYDPAEWSGFAFGMGPERIAMLKHGITDIRNFWANDSRFLEQF, encoded by the coding sequence ATGCTGGAGAAACTAGAGTCGGTACACCAGCAGGCGCAAGCCGAGCTGGCCGAGGTGCGCGACAGCGCCGCGCTGACGGCGTGGAAGTCGCGTTACATCGGAGGAAAGGGCGCGGTCAGCCAACTGCTGCGCGGGATCGGCGGACTGGCTGCCGAGGAGCGCCCGGTGTTTGGCAAGCGCGCCAACGAAGTCATGGCGGCGCTCGACGAGGCGTATGCCGCGCGCGAACTGCTCGTACAGGACATCGAGATGGCCGCCGATCTGGAAGGCGGGGCGCTGGATGTCACGCTGCCGGGGCGCCAGCCCGCGATGGGGCGGCTTCACCCGTCCACGCAGACGCTGCGCCGCTTCAACGAAATCTGGGCGGAGATGGGCTTCAGCGTGTACCGCAGCCGCGACGTCGAAACCGACGACATGAACTTCACGCTGCTCAACTTCCCGCCGCACCATCCGGCGCGCGACATGCAGGACACGTTCTACACGACCGATCCCGACGTCATCCTGCGCACGCACACGTCGGCTGGGCAAATCCGCGCGATGCACGAGCTGGGCGGCGGCGGCACCAAGCCGATCCGTGTCGTGCTGCCGGGCATGTGCTACCGTTTCGAGCAGATTACCAACCGCAGCGAGGCACAGTTCTATCAGGTCGAAGGCATCGCCGTCGGCCGCAACATCACCATGAGCGATCTCAAGGGCACGGTGGCCGAGTTCGCCCGCAAGATGTACTCGCCGGACGCCAAAGTGCGCTACCGCGCGTCGTACTTCCCGTTCACCGAGCCGAGCATGGAGATCGACATCGAGTGCTTCCTGTGCGGCGGCGAAGGGTGCAGCGTGTGCAAGTACACGGGCTGGCTTGAGATCGCCGGCAGCGGCATGATTCACCCGGTTGTGCTGCGCAACGGCGGTTACGATCCGGCGGAGTGGTCGGGCTTCGCATTCGGTATGGGGCCGGAGCGCATCGCCATGCTCAAGCACGGCATCACCGACATCCGCAACTTCTGGGCCAACGACTCGCGCTTCCTCGAACAGTTCTAG
- a CDS encoding phenylalanine--tRNA ligase subunit beta — protein sequence MQIPLSWLKELVDIDVPAEVLADRLTKAGIEATLTYIGVPQQHIPGIQVPPSDHLVWDRERIKLARILEVKPHPDADRLVLAIVDYGSAEPEQCVTGAPNLFEYKGIGPLQAPLWTIIALEGAEVWDGHSDTPKRMILKGRPLRGIYNKSMVCSEKELGISDEHEGVILMHEDPGKPVGTPLQDVFGDVVLTVELTPNLARCYSVVGVAREISALLDKPLRAPSTHVMMAGPDIAQSVKILIEDAELNPRFTAALLMGTTIRPSPEWLQRRLKLIGQRPISNIVDVTNYVMFESGQPLHAFDYDKLVERAGGAVPTIITRRARPGETLETLDGQVRKLTTDNELVCDTAGVLGLAGVMGGAETEISDGTTNVLLEAANWYFINIRRTMQQHKVFTEAGTRFSRGVHQAQAEIGVRRGIELMRQLGGGTVSSGLVDVVAKPAPHIAITLYETEIKRLTGMAVSIKQAADILARLQFDVTLRADSLVAVVPDHRTDISDDSVIGQADLIEEIARIIGLDNLPTTLMDETLPEQWSNVSLDREEQVRDVLVALGLQENITHRFTTPEAEALLVPRGGSGHAGLNVPNGAGYVRIANPIQPDKTVLRHSLLPNMLNAVRSNLRHTSHQAVFEIGSAYFRIEGQQLPDEPSRLAIVLAGPRQPDHFSRQEAPPADFYDIKGVVEGLLRGLHIPAWSLKAQGGPSLHPGRSATITIDGDVVGHFGELHPLVVRAFELPADVPVMAGEFDLERIQKAVQALYRTSAVPTTPPVYEDIALIVRDSVPAGDLHALIEQSGGDLLRSVRLFDVYTGASVPQGHKSLAFSLVYQAEDRTLSDAEVAAVRKKIVKAAQKAFDAQLRG from the coding sequence ATGCAGATACCACTTTCATGGCTGAAGGAACTGGTCGACATCGACGTGCCGGCCGAGGTGTTGGCCGACCGCCTGACGAAGGCCGGCATCGAGGCGACGCTGACGTACATCGGCGTCCCGCAGCAGCACATCCCCGGCATTCAGGTCCCTCCGAGCGACCATTTGGTGTGGGACCGCGAGCGCATCAAGCTGGCGCGCATCCTCGAAGTCAAGCCGCACCCCGACGCCGACCGCCTCGTGTTGGCGATTGTCGACTACGGCTCGGCGGAGCCGGAACAGTGCGTCACCGGCGCGCCGAACCTGTTCGAGTACAAGGGCATCGGCCCGCTGCAAGCGCCGCTGTGGACGATCATCGCGCTGGAAGGCGCGGAAGTTTGGGACGGCCACAGCGACACCCCCAAGCGGATGATCCTCAAGGGCCGCCCGCTGCGCGGCATCTATAACAAATCGATGGTGTGCAGCGAGAAGGAACTCGGCATCAGCGACGAGCACGAGGGCGTGATCCTCATGCATGAAGACCCTGGCAAGCCGGTCGGGACACCGCTGCAAGATGTGTTCGGCGACGTGGTGCTCACAGTCGAACTCACGCCGAACTTGGCGCGCTGCTACAGCGTAGTCGGCGTCGCCCGCGAGATTTCGGCACTGCTGGACAAGCCGCTGCGCGCGCCCAGCACGCACGTGATGATGGCGGGGCCGGACATCGCCCAATCGGTGAAAATCCTGATCGAGGACGCCGAACTCAACCCGCGCTTCACCGCCGCGCTGCTGATGGGCACGACCATTCGTCCGTCACCGGAGTGGCTGCAGCGGCGTCTAAAGCTGATTGGCCAACGTCCGATTAGCAACATCGTCGACGTGACCAACTACGTGATGTTCGAAAGCGGTCAGCCGCTGCACGCGTTCGACTACGACAAGCTGGTCGAACGCGCGGGCGGTGCCGTCCCGACGATCATCACGCGGCGGGCGCGCCCCGGCGAAACGCTGGAAACGCTCGACGGGCAGGTGCGCAAGCTGACGACCGACAACGAACTCGTCTGCGACACGGCGGGCGTGCTCGGCCTTGCCGGCGTCATGGGCGGCGCCGAAACGGAGATCAGCGACGGCACGACCAACGTGCTGCTCGAAGCGGCCAACTGGTACTTCATCAACATCCGGCGCACGATGCAGCAGCACAAGGTGTTCACTGAAGCTGGCACCCGCTTCAGTCGCGGCGTGCATCAAGCACAGGCGGAGATCGGCGTCCGGCGCGGCATCGAACTGATGCGGCAGCTCGGCGGCGGAACCGTCAGCAGCGGGTTGGTGGACGTGGTCGCCAAGCCGGCGCCGCATATCGCCATCACGCTGTACGAGACGGAGATTAAGCGCCTGACCGGCATGGCGGTCAGCATCAAGCAGGCGGCCGACATCCTCGCGCGGCTGCAGTTCGACGTCACGCTGCGCGCCGACTCGCTGGTCGCGGTCGTGCCCGATCACCGCACCGACATCAGCGACGACTCGGTGATCGGCCAAGCCGACCTGATCGAGGAGATCGCGCGGATTATCGGCCTCGATAACCTGCCAACGACGCTGATGGACGAGACGCTGCCCGAGCAGTGGTCGAACGTGTCACTTGACCGCGAAGAGCAGGTGCGCGACGTACTGGTGGCGCTCGGATTGCAGGAGAACATCACGCATCGGTTCACCACGCCGGAAGCGGAAGCGCTTCTCGTCCCGCGGGGCGGGTCGGGTCATGCTGGACTGAATGTGCCGAATGGCGCCGGCTACGTGCGGATCGCGAACCCGATTCAGCCCGACAAGACGGTGCTGCGCCACTCCCTTCTACCCAACATGCTGAATGCCGTGCGCAGCAACTTGCGCCACACGTCGCATCAGGCGGTGTTCGAGATCGGGTCGGCCTACTTCCGCATCGAAGGGCAGCAGCTTCCCGACGAGCCGAGCCGGCTGGCGATCGTTCTGGCCGGCCCGCGCCAGCCCGATCACTTCTCGCGACAGGAGGCGCCACCGGCCGATTTCTACGACATCAAAGGCGTCGTAGAGGGACTGCTGCGCGGCTTGCACATTCCGGCGTGGTCGCTCAAGGCGCAGGGCGGACCGTCGCTGCACCCGGGCCGGTCGGCGACCATCACGATCGACGGTGACGTAGTCGGGCATTTCGGCGAGCTGCACCCGCTGGTGGTGCGGGCTTTCGAACTGCCAGCCGACGTGCCGGTTATGGCCGGCGAGTTCGACCTCGAACGGATCCAAAAGGCCGTTCAGGCGCTGTACCGCACGTCGGCGGTGCCGACGACTCCGCCGGTGTACGAGGACATCGCGCTGATCGTGCGCGATTCGGTGCCTGCCGGCGATCTGCATGCGCTGATCGAGCAGTCCGGCGGCGATCTGCTGCGGTCGGTGCGGCTGTTCGACGTGTACACCGGGGCCAGCGTGCCGCAAGGTCACAAGAGCTTGGCGTTCAGCCTCGTGTATCAGGCCGAAGACCGTACGCTGTCCGACGCCGAAGTAGCGGCGGTCCGCAAGAAGATCGTCAAAGCGGCGCAGAAGGCGTTCGACGCGCAGCTTCGAGGGTAG
- a CDS encoding ClbS/DfsB family four-helix bundle protein: MTDINTKAAILGQIDTHWNLLQQYLGQLTDVQRAQRTDAAGWTVKDHVMHLAAWQDSLPALLDGMSRPHVLGVPIELWDAAWSGSDETGWDAVNAVIQRRYRDRSWDDVMTAFAESRQRVLDRLTAMADDDLMLPYRHYQPDSTIEVPVAHWFRIATYEHYEEHLPWIKAIAEGK, translated from the coding sequence ATGACGGACATCAACACGAAAGCAGCAATACTCGGGCAGATCGACACCCATTGGAACCTCCTGCAGCAGTACCTCGGGCAGCTCACCGACGTCCAACGCGCTCAACGCACCGACGCCGCCGGGTGGACGGTCAAGGACCACGTGATGCACCTCGCTGCGTGGCAGGACAGCCTACCCGCGCTCCTCGACGGCATGTCGCGCCCGCACGTGCTGGGCGTTCCGATCGAGCTGTGGGACGCGGCATGGAGCGGCAGCGACGAAACGGGCTGGGACGCCGTCAACGCAGTCATCCAGCGGCGCTATCGTGATCGCTCATGGGACGACGTGATGACCGCATTTGCGGAAAGCCGGCAGCGTGTCCTCGATCGCCTTACCGCGATGGCCGACGACGACTTGATGCTCCCCTATCGGCACTATCAGCCGGACAGCACGATCGAGGTTCCGGTCGCACACTGGTTCCGCATCGCCACCTACGAGCACTACGAAGAACACCTGCCGTGGATCAAGGCGATTGCCGAGGGGAAGTGA
- a CDS encoding NUDIX domain-containing protein, with amino-acid sequence MIVVSHKGNQLIEIVGVDTALDPAIPVTFTQTIVERDRHTLLIFNAERNQWEIPGGGLEPGETLDDCAARELWEEASQVVVSLERIGFLRIKLVTRGGVEVYGAIYGASIGAVQPFVPSAECSRMMLWDGIAPLDGELGAFSRAMLAWYAGRLGG; translated from the coding sequence GTGATTGTTGTCAGCCACAAAGGCAACCAACTCATCGAAATCGTCGGTGTCGATACTGCGCTCGATCCCGCGATTCCCGTCACGTTTACACAGACGATCGTCGAACGCGATCGGCATACGCTGCTGATCTTCAATGCCGAGCGCAACCAATGGGAGATCCCCGGCGGCGGCCTTGAACCCGGTGAAACACTGGACGACTGCGCCGCCCGCGAGTTGTGGGAAGAGGCCAGTCAGGTGGTCGTGTCGCTGGAACGTATCGGATTCCTGCGTATCAAGCTGGTCACGCGCGGTGGCGTCGAGGTGTACGGCGCCATTTACGGCGCGTCGATCGGTGCGGTGCAGCCGTTCGTGCCCAGCGCCGAATGTTCGCGCATGATGTTGTGGGACGGTATTGCGCCACTGGATGGCGAGTTGGGTGCGTTCAGCCGTGCCATGCTGGCATGGTATGCCGGCCGGCTAGGCGGCTGA
- a CDS encoding ClbS/DfsB family four-helix bundle protein — protein MNDSDPRSKADVLDAIDRGWTALTTFLEPLTEEQMTVPTDAAGWTVKDHLVHIVIWLQTVPALVESRSLAAALEVTEETYREGYEAVNTELHRRFQHVSLDEVLQRLHDTHESARARLEQMDDQDFFKPFNHYQPTSARTDPVVRWIMGDTADHYVEHIPWMRDIVDSYPG, from the coding sequence ATGAACGACAGCGATCCCAGAAGCAAAGCCGACGTGCTGGACGCAATCGACCGCGGATGGACCGCGCTCACGACATTCCTTGAGCCACTTACCGAGGAGCAAATGACGGTGCCGACCGATGCCGCCGGATGGACGGTCAAGGATCATCTCGTTCACATCGTGATCTGGCTTCAGACCGTGCCCGCGCTGGTAGAGAGTCGTTCGCTGGCCGCCGCCCTCGAAGTGACCGAGGAGACTTACCGCGAGGGCTACGAAGCCGTCAACACCGAACTCCATCGGCGGTTTCAGCATGTCTCGCTGGACGAAGTGCTTCAGCGACTGCACGATACCCACGAGAGCGCACGTGCGCGCCTTGAGCAGATGGACGATCAGGACTTCTTCAAGCCGTTCAACCACTATCAGCCAACGTCTGCGCGCACCGATCCGGTCGTACGCTGGATCATGGGCGACACGGCGGATCACTACGTCGAACACATCCCGTGGATGCGCGATATCGTCGACAGCTATCCGGGTTGA